A genomic region of Thermodesulfobacteriota bacterium contains the following coding sequences:
- a CDS encoding SCO family protein, translated as MKVAVLVLILLGWGLFFFQYFQASNRDVYHGILYKKEAPSFTLTAHDGKKATLSQFRGKVTLIVWGYTHCPDICPLTLSMLRGVMNELGQKQDQVQVLYITVDPERDTVERLRAYIPHFHESFIGLTGTNQDIEKVAKDYDVFYINHGDSYGRSEFDTWAEYQMTHTSTIYLVDQEGKLFMTYPYNKFDSKGIAQDIKKVLNN; from the coding sequence GTGAAAGTAGCAGTTCTGGTTTTAATCCTTTTGGGCTGGGGGCTTTTCTTCTTCCAGTACTTCCAAGCCAGCAACAGAGACGTATACCACGGCATTCTTTATAAAAAGGAAGCACCCAGTTTTACTCTTACCGCGCATGACGGGAAGAAGGCGACCCTCTCCCAGTTTCGGGGTAAAGTTACCCTTATCGTCTGGGGATACACCCACTGCCCGGATATATGTCCGTTAACCCTTTCCATGCTCAGGGGTGTGATGAATGAGCTCGGCCAAAAGCAAGACCAGGTTCAGGTTTTGTATATAACGGTTGACCCGGAGAGGGATACGGTGGAAAGGTTAAGAGCTTACATCCCCCACTTCCATGAGAGTTTTATCGGACTGACCGGGACAAATCAGGACATAGAAAAGGTAGCTAAGGATTACGATGTTTTTTACATCAATCACGGCGATTCTTACGGGAGGAGCGAGTTCGATACCTGGGCAGAATATCAAATGACCCACACCAGTACTATCTACCTGGTGGACCAAGAGGGTAAATTATTCATGACATATCCTTACAATAAATTCGACTCGAAGGGTATAGCGCAGGATATAAAGAAGGTCTTGAATAACTAA
- a CDS encoding copper chaperone PCu(A)C, translating to MVKWPEVILSITLLILIPLVSLGASKIEVKKPWVMEVPPVSTVTAVYMVIENSGDEDDRLIGVSTGAADSAEIHTTAVDERSIVSMKKSASLDIPSGGVVELKPGGSHIMLIGLEKPLEKGGQVELDLKFEKFGAVKVRAFVMGMDSGELHGH from the coding sequence ATGGTTAAATGGCCGGAAGTTATATTGAGTATAACTTTACTTATCCTTATTCCCCTCGTGTCGCTGGGGGCTTCGAAGATCGAGGTTAAGAAGCCCTGGGTAATGGAGGTTCCCCCCGTCTCGACCGTGACAGCGGTATATATGGTAATAGAAAATAGCGGCGACGAGGACGACAGGCTTATCGGAGTGAGCACGGGCGCTGCGGATAGTGCTGAAATTCATACCACGGCGGTCGACGAAAGGAGCATCGTCAGTATGAAGAAATCCGCATCCTTAGACATACCCTCCGGCGGTGTTGTTGAGTTAAAACCGGGCGGGTCTCACATCATGTTGATAGGGTTGGAGAAGCCCCTCGAAAAAGGAGGTCAGGTGGAACTTGACCTCAAATTCGAGAAATTCGGTGCGGTCAAGGTGCGCGCTTTTGTGATGGGTATGGACAGCGGCGAATTGCATGGTCATTAG
- a CDS encoding multicopper oxidase family protein: protein MEESKAARMAERATEPGCGIGSPNSDGQIRIRVLLGLIFLLAFSLSSCFDFWDDDGGGKKETFQNPEEISSVNGVLDTTLVVDFAEFRIGNRRVTARVYNGSFTPPTLRVFPGDLIRIRLENLIDQMTSLHTHGLNVSPLSPGDNIFIMITPNSAFDYEIQLPDEHPEGTFYYHPHLYGLTEFQIMSGMSGTLIVEGLLDPFPQLQGIRELVMNLKDIQIDSDGQVPMDIDPGAPTHITLNGQINPRIRIRPGETQLWRIANIGADHYYPLVLEGMPMYIIARDGNRQNQLVTIPPGQTFLLPVSSRIDVLVQGGPKGTYRFRTLPFNTGPVGDNYEGATLATVESRGNAVDLIPLPDPSQFPPLENLCNQPVDEERTIVFSESEDGNTFFIDGKEFDPDRIDTTVSVGTLERWTVLNASEELHVFHIHQTDFQVCSINGVPQPFVGYQDTVNLPYEGQDPDLEGPGEVEIVINFRDPIIAGKFVYHCHIGEHEDNGMMAVIEAVD from the coding sequence ATGGAGGAATCAAAAGCGGCTCGTATGGCAGAGAGGGCCACTGAGCCGGGATGCGGGATCGGTAGCCCCAACAGCGACGGACAAATCAGGATTAGAGTTTTGCTTGGATTGATATTCCTGTTAGCGTTTTCTCTCTCTTCTTGTTTCGATTTCTGGGACGATGATGGCGGCGGCAAGAAGGAGACCTTTCAGAATCCGGAGGAAATATCCAGCGTAAACGGCGTGCTGGACACTACGCTGGTTGTTGATTTTGCGGAATTCAGGATAGGAAACAGAAGGGTTACAGCCAGGGTTTATAATGGGTCTTTTACCCCGCCAACCTTACGGGTTTTCCCCGGGGATTTAATAAGGATCAGGCTTGAGAACCTTATCGACCAAATGACCAGCCTGCATACCCACGGACTCAACGTTTCTCCGCTTAGCCCAGGGGATAACATTTTTATCATGATAACGCCCAATTCGGCATTCGACTATGAGATTCAGCTACCCGACGAGCACCCCGAAGGAACCTTTTACTATCACCCTCACTTATACGGCTTAACTGAATTTCAAATAATGAGCGGTATGTCCGGTACCCTGATCGTCGAAGGACTGCTCGATCCCTTCCCCCAGCTTCAAGGCATCCGAGAATTGGTAATGAATTTAAAGGACATTCAGATAGACTCGGACGGCCAGGTCCCTATGGATATCGACCCCGGTGCTCCGACCCATATCACCCTGAACGGCCAGATAAACCCGAGGATCAGGATTCGTCCCGGAGAGACACAGTTATGGCGGATAGCCAATATTGGGGCGGATCATTATTATCCCCTGGTGCTGGAAGGTATGCCCATGTACATAATAGCCCGGGACGGGAATCGTCAAAACCAGCTAGTGACCATACCCCCTGGTCAAACCTTTCTGTTACCGGTAAGTTCCCGTATCGATGTGTTGGTACAGGGTGGGCCCAAAGGGACTTATCGGTTCAGGACTTTGCCATTCAATACCGGACCGGTTGGCGACAATTACGAAGGGGCTACACTTGCCACTGTGGAATCAAGGGGAAATGCGGTGGACCTTATTCCACTTCCTGACCCATCCCAATTCCCGCCTTTAGAGAATTTATGTAATCAGCCTGTCGATGAAGAAAGGACTATAGTGTTTTCCGAGAGTGAAGACGGCAATACCTTCTTCATAGACGGAAAGGAGTTCGACCCGGATCGAATAGATACCACGGTAAGTGTGGGCACTTTGGAGAGGTGGACGGTGCTGAATGCCTCCGAGGAGCTGCATGTCTTCCACATTCACCAAACGGATTTTCAAGTCTGCTCGATAAACGGAGTACCCCAGCCTTTCGTCGGCTACCAGGATACGGTTAATCTACCTTATGAGGGACAAGACCCGGACTTGGAAGGCCCGGGCGAAGTGGAGATCGTAATCAACTTTAGGGACCCGATAATCGCGGGGAAGTTCGTCTACCACTGCCACATCGGCGAGCACGAGGATAACGGTATGATGGCAGTGATTGAGGCTGTTGATTAA